A window from Garra rufa chromosome 14, GarRuf1.0, whole genome shotgun sequence encodes these proteins:
- the LOC141284674 gene encoding alkaline phosphatase-like, giving the protein MFAVRVSVLCYLLSMSSGSVEEENPEFWRSSAQNTLRSALNRNLNTNVAKNVVLFLGDGMGITTITAARILKGQLQNRSGEETVMNMDTFPYVGLSKVYSVNFQIPDSASTATAYLCGVKTNLNTVGVSAAARSGVCSSQKGNEVTSILKWAKDAGKSVGIVTTTRVQHATPAASYAHSVSRTWYSDADLPSSAVTEGCVDIASQLLRNTDIDVIIGGGRKYMTPKGFPDPEYPADLSAQGKREDNRNLIDEWLSMKEGKVARYVWNKTDFDAVDPEKTDYLMALFEPGDLRFDVERDPNMDPSISETTEKAIQILRKNPNGFFLLVEGGRIDQGHHDSRASMALHEAVALDEAIARGLALTNEEETLTVVTADHSHAFTFNGYPFRGNSILGKSPLFAMDLLPYTTLMYGNGPGHKITNNKRPDIRDVDTTADDYVQQSAVPLDSETHGGEDVALFARGPMAHLFQGVFEQNYIAHAMAYASCVGTNQEHCAVTAQTEIPFTCTDVGGSAPDTPLCTLMTVMLSILMSVLLH; this is encoded by the exons ATGTTTGCTGTCCGTGTGTCCGTCCTCTGTTATCTTCTGTCCATGAGCTCTGGATCAG TTGAAGAGGAGAATCCAGAGTTCTGGAGGAGTTCAGCTCAAAACACACTGCGTTCGGCTCTGAACAGGAATCTCAACACTAATGTGGCCAAAAATGTTGTGCTGTTTCTGGGTGACG GTATGGGTATAACCACCATCACCGCTGCACGGATCCTGAAGGGTCAGTTACAGAACCGCTCTGGAGAGGAGACCGTCATGAATATGGACACCTTCCCGTATGTGGGTCTGTCTAAG gTGTATTCGGTGAATTTTCAGATTCCTGACAGCGCGTCGACGGCTACAGCGTATCTGTGTGGAGTCAAAACCAACCTGAACACTGTAGGTGTGAGCGCAGCCGCTCGCAGCGGTGTGTGTAGCTCACAGAAAGGCAACGAGGTGACGTCCATCCTCAAATGGGCTAAAGATGCAG GTAAATCTGTGGGAATAGTGACGACAACACGTGTTCAACACGCCACGCCTGCTGCTTCATACGCCCACAGCGTCAGCCGGACCTGGTACAGCGATGCCGACCTGCCCTCGTCTGCCGTCACAGAAGGCTGTGTGGATATCGCCTCGCAGCTGCTCCGAAACACAGACATAGAC GTGATCATCGGAGGAGGACGGAAGTACATGACGCCTAAAGGGTTTCCCGATCCGGAGTATCCCGCAGATCTGAGCGCACAGGGAAAGAGAGAAGACAACAGAAACCTCATAGATGAGTGGCTGAGCATGAAGGAGGGAAAG GTTGCGAGATACGTGTGGAATAAGACGGACTTTGATGCTGTGGATCCTGAAAAAACTGATTATCTGATGG CTCTATTTGAGCCGGGTGATCTTCGGTTTGATGTGGAGAGAGATCCCAATATGGATCCGTCCATCTCAGAAACCACAGAAAAAGCCATTCAGATCCTGAGGAAAAATCCCAACGGATTCTTCCTGCTGGTGGAAG GCGGTCGTATCGATCAGGGACATCATGACAGTCGCGCTTCCATGGCGCTGCATGAGGCGGTTGCCCTCGATGAAGCTATCGCCCGCGGACTGGCGCTGACCAATGAGGAGGAGACTCTGACGGTCGTCACGGCTGACCACTCCCACGCCTTTACCTTCAACGGATACCCCTTCAGAGGAAACAGCATTCTGG GAAAGTCTCCACTCTTTGCCATGGACCTTTTACCCTACACAACTCTGATGTACGGAAACGGACCGGGACACAAAATCACCAACAACAAGCGTCCAGACATCCGTGATGTTGACACCA CCGCTGACGACTACGTTCAGCAGTCGGCCGTCCCGCTGGATTCTGAGACCCACGGAGGCGAGGACGTGGCTCTGTTTGCCCGCGGCCCCATGGCTCATCTCTTCCAGGGTGTTTTTGAGCAGAACTATATCGCACATGCAATGGCATACGCATCCTGCGTCGGCACCAATCAGGAACACTGCGCTGTCACTGCTCAAACTGAAATTCCCTTCACATGCACTGATGTGGGAGGCTCCGCCCCCGACACGCCCCTCTGCACTTTGATGACAGTGATGCTGAGCATATTAATGAGCGTTTTACTGCACTGA